ACAGCGATTCCAAACAACACAGAATAACTCTTCAAATAAAACCAGCGGCTAGTTGCAAACAGGATCGTCACAAGTGCTGTCACTATTCCGAGGACCGCTACAGTTCCGTGAACTTCATTTGTAAAATAACCGACTCCTAAGATCCCTTTGATGAACGGTCCACTTATTTGGGTGACCAAAAGGATGAAATACGTTCCAGTGACGATCGGCGTAAAAATTCGTTTCACCTGTTCTATCACACGGAACACACTCAGTAAAATGAACAAGACACCACTGACGAGCATGCCCATTTCAATACTCCGTAAAACTTCGGAAGCATCAGCGGAAATCGTAGAACCAAGCCCCGCAAACAAAAGGAAGACCCCCCACCATAAAACTGCAGGACCTTCGACAATCGGTTTTTTATGACCGAAAAAGGCTTGCAGAAGCGATACGATTCCAATCACGAAAAAGGTTCGCTGAACAAAAGTTGAAATTTCCAATACTGACATACCAAATGCAGCACCGATCGTTAACGGTGCAACGACACTACCCGCGAGAATGAAAACGAACCACTGAAGCGAAGCTAATATACCCTTCACTTATAGGACCTCAAACTCTTCATCGGTCCAGTCTGTTATGAACATATGTCCAGGTGAGTGCGTAATCATCAACTCAGGTTTGATAGTCATTGCGATGTTTTGAGGTGTTACCCCACATGCCCAGAAGACTGGTATTTCCCCTTTTTGTACCGTTACCGGTTCTCCGAAGTCTGGTTGAGCCAAATCATGGATTCCAATTTGTTCCGGATGTCCGATATGCACAGGTGCCCCGTGGACAGAGGGAAATCTCGAGGTGATCCGGACCGCATCGGCTACATGACGAGCCGGGATCGGTCTCATACTGACGACCATGTTCCCATCAAAGGATCCTGCTCCGACACAATTCAAATTGGTCTTGTACATCGGTACATTGCAACCTTCTTCAATATGCCGCACAGGAATGCCTTTTTCCAACAAGGCATTCTCAAAAGTAAAACTACATCCTAAAAGAAAACCGACCATCTCTTCATCCCATAACGAAGCGATATCCGTCACTTCTCGGGTAAGAACCCCATTTTCATACACATTATACTTCGGCAAATCCACCCGCAAGTCAGCATCTGGAGCAGCCATCTTCGGAACCGGAGAACCGAGATCGGTCACATCAAGAACTGGACATGGCTTCGGATTCCTTTGGCAAAACAACAAGAAATCAAAAGCAAGGTCTCTTGGTAGAACAACAAGATTTGCCTGCGTGTAGCCCTGTGCCATCCCAGATGTCGGCTTGATCCACTCATTCGAGCGACACAACCGTCTCGCCTCGGCTGGACTTATATCACGATATTCCCTCATCTCTAACCCCCTCCTCCGAGATTATTGGAATAATTGCGGCAGTTGATCGATCATCGTGATGATACCCATGTAAGACATGGCAATTACGATGACTCCTCCAAAAACAGTCAACCATAAAGGATGTTTGTAGTCCCCGACAATTTTCCGGTTATATGCTGCAATCAGCATTACACCAAGTGAAATCGGCAAAATCAATCCATTCAAAGCCCCAGCAAGGATCAATACACTTACCGGTTTTCCTATTGATACGAAAACAAATGTGGATACGGAAATGAAGCCAACGATCAACCACTTATGGTATTTTTCCAGCTTTGGGTTGAAGGTTCTGATGAACGACACCGACGTATAGGCAGCACCGATGACCGAGGTGATGGCAGCCGCCCACATGATGACCCCGAAGATTTTATATCCAATGTCGCCTGCAGCCAATTGGAATACTGAGGCTGGCGGGTTTGATGGATCCAGGGATAAACCTTGCGAAACCACACCTAATGTAGCTAGGAATAGGAAAATCCGCATGATTGATGCGATCCCGATTGCGGAGACAGAACTCTTTGTCACTTCAGGTAGATTATCGACGCCTTTTACACCTGCATCCAGTAATCGATGTCCACCTGAAAATGTGATATAGCCTCCGACTGTTCCCCCGACTAATGTTACAATCGCGATGAAATCAATTTTATCAGGAACAAATGTCTTGACCGCCGCTTCTCCAACAGGTGGAGACGCAGAGAACATGACATAAACCGTAAGGGCGATCATGATGAAGCCTAAAACCTGTGTGAATCGGTCCATGACCTTATTCGCTTCACGTAAAAGAAAGATCCCGACAGCGATGATTCCACTCAACAATGCACCTATTTCAGGTGAAACGCCCAGCAAAACGTTAGAACCTAACCCAGCCCCTGCGATGTTTCCAATATTGAAAGCCAATCCTCCAATGACGATCAACAACGCTACGAAATAACCGAGTCCAGGTAAAACCATGTTCGCAATGTCTTGTGTCCTTCTCTCTGAAACGGCAATAATTCGCCAGATGTTCAGTTGTGCTCCGATATCAATGATGATCGATACTAAAATGACGAATCCGAAACTTGCTAACAATGCTTCTGTAAAGTAGGTTGTTTGTGTAAGAAATCCTGGTCCGATAGCCGACGTTGCCATCAGGAACGCCGCACCCAACAAAATACTTCTGTTTGACTGCTTCATCCCTTGCCTCCTATTTGTTGGTCATTCCAACCTTTTCTATGGTGATTCCTGCTTCTTTCAATCCAGTCCTGATGTTTCGGGCAAATGAGAGGGCGCTTGCCCCATCTCCATGAATACAAATAGTGTCCGCTTCAATTGGGATATCAATTCCCTGTAGGCACGTCACCTTACGTTCCTTTACCATCGTGACCACTTGCTGAAGGGATTTCTCCTCCTCTTCAATCAATGCATTCACAAGTTTCCGGGAAGTCAGCGAACCGTCCTCTTGGTAGGTTCGATCTGAAAAAACCTCGCTGGCTGTCCGGATCCCTGTCTTTTCACCAGCTTTGATCAACTCACTTCCAGATAATCCGAAGAGAATCAATTCTGGATCGATGCCATAAACCGCTTCAGCAATTGCCTCAGCAAGCGCTGGGTCTTTCGCCGCCATATTGTAAAGAGCCCCGTGCGGTTTTACATGTTGCATGACACAGCCTTCAGAACGAACAAACCCATAAAGAGCACCGATCTGATAGGTGACTAGGTCATAGGCTTCTTCTGAGGAAATCTTCATCTCACGCCTACCGAATCCCACAAGGTCCTGAAGTCCAGGATGCGCTCCGATCGCAACGTTCTTCTCCATTGCCATTTTGACGGTCTTCCGCATGACTGAAGGATCACCAGCATGAAACCCGCATGCGATATTCGCTGAAGTCACGTAATCAAGGATTGCTTCATCAGATCCCTTTACATAGGTTCCGAAGCTTTCTCCTAAATCACAATTCAAATCTACTGTATTCATTGGTTGAGCCCTCCTTCTCTCAGCTTCAAAGAAATTCCTTGTTCAAGCTGTTGCAAATGTCGTTCCTGCTCAAGATACAACGTTTCAGCCTCAGGATGGGTGATGAGCTTGAATCTGACTTTCTCCCCTGGTTTCAGCTGTGCGACCTTTGAATAATCAACTGAAGCGATCTGGGCAATTTTCGGATAACCTCCAGTTGTCTGGCGATCTGCTAACAGTGCGATCAAATTCCCTTCTGAAGGTACCTGGATCGTTCCGAACGTAACCGCTTCCGAAATCATTTCTACCTGATCTGAAAGCTCTAACCGCTCACCCTTGAACCGGAAGCCCATCCGATCCGATTGAGGAGTCAGCTCAAACTCAGTACTTGTAAATTTGGCCTGAGTTTCTTTCGTAAAATTGTCCCATTCCCGGCCAGGAATGACACGGAGAATGTCGTGCTTCTCCGCTTCTGTACTCCACTCTGAAGCTGAAAACCAATCTGATTCTACGTAAGACTGGTCAGGATCTGAAAGCTGTTGGAGAATATGATTCGCCTTCTCACTTCTTTCTCCTATTTTCAAACAGTCTCCGGCGTCCAATGCCCTGCCTTCAAAACCTCCGATTTCAGCGCGGATATATGTGGAACGGCTGTTCATGATCACTGGCACATCAATTCCGCCAGCGACTGCCAGGTATGAGCGACATCCTGCCGTACAGGCTCCAAACTTTAACACAGTCCCGGCTTTAACATAGATCGGACGCCACATTTTCACTGGCTCCCCATTTATCTTCGGAGAAAAGTCTCCACCCGTCATTGTGATCACCGTATCTTCCTGCAACTTGATTTCAGGTCCTTTCATTGTCATTTCGATAGCGGCTTCGTTGTTACTGTTTCCTACTAAAAGATTCCCGATTCGATAGGCCAGCTGGTCCATCGCACCGCTTACAATCACGCCGTAACGTTGATATCCATAGCGTCCAGCATCCTGAACTGTCGTCTGCAGTCCCGGTTTTACAATCTTCATCCCTGTTCCCCCTTCAATTTCTCGAATTCCTCTGATGAAATTGGATGAAAACGTATTTTATCCCCAGCCCGTAATAATGTCGGCGGGTCTTGTTTAATATCAAACAGTTTCAGCGGTGTTTGCCCGATCAATTGCCAGCCGCCAGGAGTTTCGATCGGATAGATTCCAGTTTGAGAACCTGCAATACCGACAGAGCCCTCAGGTATTTTCAAACGAGGGGACTCCTTCCGAGGTGCTGCAATTTTTTCAGACATACCTCCTAAATATGGGAAGCCCGGCGCGAAACCTATCATATACACCAGATAGTCTGCTTCCGTGTGGATGTCAATGACTTCCTCTTTGGTGAGGTTGTTATGTTTAGCGACAAATTCCAAATCTGGACCGAGTTCTCCACCATAACAAACTGGTATTTCTACAGTCCTGGTTTCGCCTTCGTTTTCTGCTCCAATCCGAGTCAATGCTTGTTCAATTGCATGACATACCAATTCATATGGAGATTTCTTTTTTTGCTCTTTACTTTCGTGAAGTACATTGAGTGGATCATAAAAGACCGTGACACTTGTAAAAGCTGGAACGAATTCAACCATTCCAGGCAGTGGTTGTTCCTCGAGGAAAATCGAGATATTCCGTACAAGAATATGAGTTTCTTCAGTAATTTTATCATCAAGATGTATAATGACCGCCGAATCCCCTAGAGGATGTAGTTCATACTTCAAATTAGCACCTCCATCTGATCAGCCATTCCATCCGATCGATTTTGAGATTTCATAGGCTGCTTGCTTCACTTGCTCTGTCAAATGTGTAATCTTGTCAGGATTTCGAAAACGATTTTCAGGTCCCACTATACTGAGGCCAGCAAAAATCTGATCATCATGACCGTAAATCGGTGCCGCAATCGCTGAGGAATCATCATGCAATTCAGAATGGCTCACTGTATAACCTTTGGACCTCGTCTCGGCTAACACTTGCCTCAACGCTTTTTTGTCTGTAAGCGTTCCTGAAGCGATAGGCTGTAATTTTATCGTTTCGATATAGTGATCTCTTTCTTCTTCAGGCAAAAAAGCTAATAGAACTCGCGGGCATGCGCCTGCATATAACGGGGCACTGCGTCCGATTCCGGTAAAAACCCTCACCGGTTTATCTGTCTCGATTTTTTCAATATAGATGGCTTCATAATGTTCTCGGACAATCAAATTGACGGCTTCCCCAAGCTCGTCCTTCAGCTGCCTCATGATTGGGATTGCAGCCTTGCGAATATCCATGCGCTCTTTGACTAACTGTCCATATTGGAGAAAACCTAAACCTAATTCATATTCTCCATGACGATTTTTTTTGAGGAATCCTGTTTCTTCTAATGATAGAACCATACGATAGACGGTCGTTTTCGGCATCGAGGTAAGTTTGCTCAATTGTGGAAGAGAAAGTGATTTGTTGGCTTTAAAAAGGCTCAATAATTCCATCGCTTTGATGACTGTTGTATTCTTTTCTTTCATTCTACACCTCAAAAAACAACTGACGTTCCGTTATTCGGAATATATGTTCCGAATATAACGCTTTCACTCATTATAGTCTGAATTGTCGGAATCATCAATGTATATATTTCCCATATCTCGCCCTCTGAAACTAAAAAGAGCGACCTGAAAGGGTGATATTTCCCTCAGTCCGCTCGAATTATAGAATCAAAGATTTCTTCTTGTCATGATTGCTGCGAAATCCACTTTCCGCAGACGAACCGCAGGAGTGTCGTGAATTTGGGTAAACAAATCAACACTACCATTAAAAGTGTCTTGTTTTAAGAAGAAGATGTGAATTTCAAGCCGATGATACCGACCAAAATCATCCCTAAAAAGAGAATTCTCATAAAGTCTTTCGGCTCGTTAAAAAGCAAGATCCCCAGTAAAACTGTACCGAGCGCCCCGATTCCTGTCCAAACTGCATAGGCGGTCCCGATCGGCAGGGCTTTGATCGCAATCGATAGAAAATAAAAGCTTATGATCATTCCGATGACTGTTATGATAGAGGGTACCAAACGGCTGAAACCTTCTGTATACTTCAAACCGATTGCCCAGACCACCTCAAAGACCCCTGCAATAAGCAGATAAATCCATGCCATCGCTCATTCCTCCTTTTAAAGAAAAGGTTCTGTTCGTTTTTTGTTGATTTCTACGATTCACTCCCTTTCCGCGGGCAGACGAAAAGCGGAAGCGACCCGATTAGTCACGAAGGTCACTGGAAAACTGACGAGGAGACTCGAACGAAACAAAGACTTGATTCTGCGCGGGCTCACTCATAAGGTGTCAATCAATGTGTTGACCGCCCTTAGTAACTTTCCTTATGCTGGCTACGACGTTCACCACAGGATATGGTGATTGTTAGTCGAAGATCCTTTTGAAAACAGCTGGGTCTCGCCTGGCTCGCTTTTCCCGCAGGAGTGTCGCACATTTCGGTTGAAATCAACAAAGTCCTTTTAACCTATATAAAACTTAGCCTTTCCTTTAGTTACGCTGAAACTTAAGATCAATCCCAATAAAAAAACCGAGAAAATATCCAAGTGATATCCTCCCGGGCTTTTCTCCCTCCGTGTACACAAATCGATTGTGCGGTTTCTCTCGGACCAGACCATCGTGATGCGGAACCCTAGAAACCAATGATTACTTTGAAATTCATTCCATTATGGCAAAATCCTGAACCCCTGTCAAACTTAATCATTCAATAGAGTTCGCCATTTTCACTAATTCCTCTCTTACTTTATCAAACTGTAATGTAGACATTCGATAATGGAGGTTATATTCGATTCCTCCCTCCATCCAATGGAGTTCTGCAGATGGAAAATCTTTTCCCTTGAAGAAAGCTGTCTTGCCATTCTTCAAGTCAATTTTTTTATAACTGGAATCTTGTTTGATTCGGCTATAAAAGCGATCAAAATTCGCTGTTATGTACTCGATCTCCTCTCTCTCATCTGTAGAAGAAAGGTATTTGAGGCTGAAAACGATCTGGTTATCTTCCCACTCAGATAATGTAACCGCTGATTCTTCACCATTCTTGAGAGGGTTATAGTCAGGCATTCTCAAATCATAGGATACAAGATCCAATGCTTGTGATTTAGGGATAGGTGCATATGTCGTTATTCCATTTTCCTTGCCTTGTCTCTGGAGATTCTTCAAGTTCATTTGTTCATCGTTACAACCAGGCAGTAGGAATATTGCACAAAGGATCAAGGTTGCAATTGTCTGTTTCTGAATCGATTATCCCTCCCTGCAACTCTATTTATCTAGTTCTACGCCCTAATTCAAGAAAAAGTTTCAGTAACACAAAAACCCCAGCCATATTCAGCCGGAGTTTCTCTCAATTCATCTCTTCTACTTCGGGGGTTTTTTGCAGGGAATCTTCAATTTGATGCTTGTGGTGGCGATCATGCTCACAGAAACTGATCAGGCATTTTCTTAAGGTGTCCGGGTATCCCCGATCATAGAAGGTGGCATCGAGTTCTTCCTCTGTACGTGAATGGATCGCTTTGATCATCAAGTCTCTTGTTTCCAGAAATTCTTTGATGATTTCCTTTTTGGATACACCATTCTTTGCATACAGGGAAGCTCTCTGATTCATGACGTGGACATCGATGGACCTCGGCAATCTTGCTCCTGCTTTTATTTTTGGGTATCTTTCTTTTAAAAAGTACCGATCCCAATAAGTAAGATGAGCAATAATTTCTGCAATCGACCATTTCCCAGGCTTGATCGGGCTCAACCATTCATCATCACTCAGAGATTCAAGACTCTGTACCCACTGATTGAATCGTACATACCTCTGGATAATCTCTGTTTTAGTCATAATTCTCCTCCATCTTTTGTTGTTATATAACCTGTTCCCTAAAATCATATGTTTTAATAGTCGAATTTATATTTTATTTAGTTTTTTAATTAATCGTAATAATTTCGGTTTGCAAATCGTAACCATTACGATATAATGTTTTTTGTATAATTGTGAGGAGGTACACAAAATGAAGCAAATCATAACAGTATTATTCACTGTCCTTATATTGACTGCCTGTGGTCAAAGTACTCAGACATCACAAGGTGGAGCTGGGGAGGAAAAATTACAAGTGATGACCACATTATTTCCATTAAAAGATTTTACTGAAAGAATCGGTGGGGAGCATGTAGAAGTAGAAAGTGTATTGCCTCCAGGTGTCGATGCCCATTCATTTGAACCCACCCCAAAAACGATGATTTCTCTAGCTGAAAGTGATCTCTTTATTTATAATGGAGCTGGCTTAGAAGGATTTGCAGATTCGGCGGTGAAAACGTTGAAAAATGATGACGTAAAAATCCTTGAAGCAACCAACGGTATAGATCTCCAAGCTTTCAGCCATGAAGATCACGACCATGCAAATGAACACAACGATGATCACCATGAAGAAGCCGATCACGAAAGTCATGAAAGCAAGGAAAATTCAGAGCATGAACATAGTGAATCAGAAGGAGAACACCCAGAAGGGGAAGAAAATAAAGAGGATGATCATAAGCATGGGGATATCGACCACCATGTCTGGCTCGATCCAATATTAGCCATCGAGCTTGCTGAAAACATCAAGAACCAGCTTATCGAGATAAAACCCGAGAGAAAAGAAGAATTCGAGAAAAATTTTGAAAAATTGCAGGCAGATCTGATTGAACTGGATCAAACATTCCAGAAGACCATTGAAGCTGCTGATAAGAAAGAAATCCTTGTTTCCCATTCGGCTTACGGTTACTGGGAAAGCCGATATGGAATTGAGCAGCTGAGTGTCTCAGGGTTATCCCCGACGAACGAACCAACTCAAAAGCAAACCAAGAAATTGTTGGAAGAGTCAAAAGCACATGATATCCAATATATCCTGTTCGAGCAGAACGTGAATACAAAACCAGCAAATGCAATTAAAAATCAACTGGACTTAGACATCCTTTATCTTCACAATCTTTCCGTTTTGACTGAAGAGGACATTTCAAAAAAGGAAGATTATTTCTCTTTGATGGAACGGAATATCAAAACGTTGGAAAAAGCCCTGAATAATTAAATCAAAAGTGATGTGAATGATTCATGTTTCAACAATCTACCCGCGAAAACATATTGATCTTTCTATTATTCTCTCTTTTTCTTTTTGGCTTCATGTTTATGGAGGAAATCAAGAACTCGGCCATTCCTTTGGAGATTCCCGGTAGTCTGATAGACTTGAATACGATCTTTTTAAGCATCGTTCTGGAAGCTTTCCCGTTCCTGCTTTTAGGTGTATTCGTATCTGCCCTTATCCAATCGTTCGTGTCTGAGGAAACCATCAAGCGTTTCACCCCGAAAAAAGGATACATTGCGTTGGTACCGGCAACTGTGATGGCTGCGCTTTTTCCTGTTTGTGAATGTGCTATCATCCCTGTGGTCAGACGGCTGATCAAGAAAGGCATGCCTTTACATATCGGTGTCGTCTTCCTTGTTGCCGCTCCAATTCTGAATCCCGTGGTCTTCTTATCTACCTTTTATGCATTCCGATCAGATATGACTGTCGTTTATGCACGTATGGGGCTAGGATTCATTTTAGCAATCATCATCGGAGGAATCGTTTATACTATTTTCAAGAATAAAGATATGCTAAAAACAGTCGAAAACCATACACATGCTCATTCACATCAAAATGGTTCTGAACCATCCAAATGGAAGCTGACGATGTACCATATGTCTGATGAATTCTTTGATACTGGTAAATTTTTATTATTCGGTGCTTTGCTCGCAAGTGCGTTCCAAGCCTTCGTTAGTCGTGAGTTTATCGCGTCGATTGGGACAGAAGCCTGGTCCTCAAGTTTGATCATGATGGCATTTGCTTACCTTGTATCGCTCTGTTCAGAGGCAGACGCATTTGTGGCCGTTTCATTCCAATCAACTTTCAGTACAGCTTCAATTGTCGCTTTCTTAGTTTATGGTCCGATGCTTGACATTAAAAACACGTTGATGCTTCTCGCTTATTTTAAGAAGAAATTCGTCCTCACTCTTATGGCGGTCATTACCGTAACCGTGTTTATTGCAATTCTGTTGTTCCAACTATTATTCTTGTAGGGGGTGGATACCGTGAACAATCAATTTTATGTCAATCTTCGGTCTATCATTCTATTTGGCTTTGCATTTTTGATGAGTGCTCTTATCTATACCGGCCAAATTCAGTATTATATCGCTCCTCAAATGATGAAATTCATGTATTTTGCAACGGTTACGTTCTTTGTGCTGGGGATCATCCAATTGTTCCGTTCAGAGGATTCAGAAGAGCATTGCCTCTGCGGGCATGACCATCAAGAAACAAGGCATCCATTCATGCGGTTCATCGTCTATTCGCTATTCATCTTACCTCTTATGACTGGGTTCGTTTTCCCTGAAAAAGTTTTGGATAGTTCAATGGCTCAGAAAAAAGGGGTTTCCCTTAACGGCAGTGTAAAGCCTAAAGGCCAACAAGCCCCACAGGAAAACTCTGATAGTTCCACCCCTAATGCGGACGAATTCCTTGAGGATCCAGAAGGATATATGGAAGAGTTGGAGGATGAAGTTTCCGAAACTTCATCCACTCCTACGAACGATGATGGAATATATGATTACGATGAGTATTATGCTGATATCGCGGATGAATATAAAAATAAAGATAAAATCATCGTAACTGATGATAACTATGCAACCCTGGTGGATACTCTCAGCATATTTCTAAATGAGTTCCAGGGTAAAACAATCGAAATCGAAGGCTTTGTTTATCGGGAGAGTGATATGAATCAGGATGAATTCGTGATTGCCCGATTTATGATGACTTGTTGTTCCGCGGATACTTCTGTAATCGGCACGATGGCAAAAGGTACTGAACTGCATACGATTGAAGATGATCAATGGGTAAGAGTGACAGGATCAATTTCTAAAACGAAATATAATGATTCTACCATTCCTTTGATACAAGTGACTGATGTGGAACGGATTGAAAGCCCTGAATCTCCTTATGTTTATCAAGACATTGGAATTTTCAACTAATAAAAAAACTTGTCAAAGCTAAGCCTTGACGCAAGCTGAGCCTTAGCTGGGCTTATACTGAAGAAGTATTTTTCTTTAAGTATGAATATGAAAAAGAGCGCTATCATTCTCTCAACCTACAGAGTGATAACGCTCTTTCTTTATGGCTCTTTTTAGTAAAGATTGTTGTTATTTGATTCGCGGGAAATATATACGCTTTCTGCGGACGAACCGAAAGCCTCCTCACTCGTTCCTCGCTGTGGGGTCTCACTTGGCCCGCTGATCCCGCTGGAGTCTCGTATATTTCAACCACTTATAGCCTTCTTTATTTATAATCCCGTTTCAGCATGCTGTATAACACACAGTCATGAAAGTGGTCGTAAAGATATTCTGCATCTCTCATTACCCCTTCTTTTACAAACCCTAATCGCTCGGGAATCGCTTGACTCTTTGTATTTTTCAATCCGCATTGGATCTCGACACGGTTCAGATGGAATGTTTTGAAGGCATGCTCGACAAGGGCTTTCGTTGCTTTTGTCATGATGCCTTTCCCTTGATGTCCTTCAGCTAGCCAGTATCCGATGGAGGTTTTCAGGTTCCTGCGGTCAATTTGATGATAGCCGATCATTCCCACCAGTTTCTCCTTATGAATGATGCCAACCTGGAAGCCATCACCTTCAGCAAATTGTTTCAGCCACATCTCTATGACAGGCTCATAATCTTCTTCCTTTTCCATGCCGTCCACCCATGGCAGCCATTCTCTCAAATAGTTGCGAGATTGATCAACAAGGGTGAATAATTCTGGTATGTCCTTTTTTTC
The DNA window shown above is from Alkalihalobacillus sp. TS-13 and carries:
- a CDS encoding GNAT family N-acetyltransferase — its product is MFIFPIDEDLSLKLLEKKDIPELFTLVDQSRNYLREWLPWVDGMEKEEDYEPVIEMWLKQFAEGDGFQVGIIHKEKLVGMIGYHQIDRRNLKTSIGYWLAEGHQGKGIMTKATKALVEHAFKTFHLNRVEIQCGLKNTKSQAIPERLGFVKEGVMRDAEYLYDHFHDCVLYSMLKRDYK